In Deinococcus fonticola, the genomic window CTTGCGCAGCGGGACCGCGCTGAGAACGTACTGTAGGATAGCCATTAGACCCATTGGAAGCGGTGTGTTCACAGCCCCATTTTCGGTGGGTCTTTCTTTGTGACCTCAAAACTGCACGAACCATTGATACCTGGAGGGGCTTTGAAATTCACCTCGGGTGCAGGCTGGTCTAGCGGGGTGATGACACCCCTATCTTGTGCGGCTATCCATGCAGCGTGCGAAAGGGCCGGAAAGTCTTCTGCGAGGTCACTCGCTTGCTCAAGGACACTCTGGTAATCATCGAGCGTTTTCACTTCTCCTGTTCCGCTAACCCCTAGTTCGTCAAGGTAAGGGACAGTTACTCCGTTGAGGGGCATAAAGGCAAACGGATTGAGCCAAAACAGACCTTGCGTGAGCTTGGCTAGGCCCACTTGCCCAATTTCGAGTGCCTGCTCGAAGGTCTCCTCTTGCAAATTGCCATCTACGGCTTGGAGCGCGAGTGCCCAGAGCGTGGGGATATCCGACTCCTTGCGCTTGGTTCTATAAGGGAAAAACAGGGCATTGGTGGCTATACTCCAGGGAACGCCAGTAGTTTTAGCCGGAGCCTTCTCCTGAATACCCAGTTTCTTGCCTATGAAAGTAAATATCTGCTCGACACGTTTGTCCTTTTTACTTTTAAGAACCAGTGAGAAGAAAGTGAACGGGTCAATGACTTCTAATTCCAAGGTCTGGTCGCCATCGAAAGGGACTGAGACACCAGCCTCCCGCAAAATTGTCAGCAGAACCTTCTGAGATTCTGGTTGCTGGTACTCCATTAACTTTTTAGCGAGAGCGGTGAAAAAAGCGGTCCATTCGAAGGAGGCTGGTGCATGCAGCGCGTCAAACATGGGCCCAGCTACTCGCTCAGCGTACCAATCCTCATAAGTTTGCCCAGTGCCCACCTGATGCCAGATTTTGGGGCCACGTGCAGAACGGGCAATGCTGACGGCTGCGGCTGCACTTACAGAATCAAATACGACGTCTTCCGCAAACCGTAAGAATTTGGGGTCATCCGTGGGTACCAGGCTGCCTTTCTCCAGGAGGGTATGGCGCAGATTGAAGTAGTTGTGTTTCTGAAAAGATGGTGTCGTATCAACACGCGCCATGCTTCCGGCTTTCACCACTATGCCGTTGTGGCCAGTGGGCAGGCCTGTAGCGCGAACGCCAATTTTGGGGAGCTTCAGTTCAAAAGTAGGGATTGCGGCCTGGTTCTGGGTTCCGGTTGTCATTGAGGTTCTCCAGGGAAGGGTGAGCTGGCCCGCATTTCACTACGCGGCTCCATGCCCCGTGGATAGACGTGTCAGGACTTGGACTGGCTTGTCTCGCTGCCCAGCTCACAGAAGGAAGCCTTGTACAAGCCGTGAAGGTAGCAATTCGCAACAGGGTTCAAGAAGATTGTCAAAACGCTCTCCTCAGGGGTTAGGGTCTGCATTCAAAAGCTGGAATACCAGGTCAGTGTCTCATGGATACCGGTATCCATAGCTGAGCAGCCATAATGGAAACATGAGTCGACAAACCAGGGTTCTGCTCGTTTTTATCCACGCGGGTGGAGCAGGCAAGACCTCCACGACACGCGATATCGGCGCAGAGTTGGCCCGACGCGGCAAGAAAGTTCTCTTGATTGATTTGGACCCCCAGGCCAACCTGACAAACTGGCTTGGGGTGTACGACGCTCAGCCGGAACAGACCATGCAGGGGGTGCTGATGGACTACGAGGCCCCGCCGGAACCCCTTCACGTTCATGGCCTGGACCTGATACCCAGCCATCTCACCCTGGCCCGTACCGAGCGGCTGCTGGGCGGCCTGACCAACTCGGAAGGCCGCTTGAAAGTCGCCATCGATACGCTGCGCGAATCCGGCAAGTACGATTACATCCTGCTGGACTCACCACCCAGCCTGGGACGCCTGACCAGCAACGCAGCAAACTCCGCGGACTGGGTTATCGTTCCGATACAGGCAGCCCTCAAAGGTCTGAATGCACTGGATGGAGTGCAGGAGACGATTACTGAACACAGTCGCACCAACCGTGGCTTAAAGGTGGCGATGTATCTGGTCACCCAGATGAATAATACGAACGTGGCGCACGAGATGGTCGCTGCTTTCAAGGAAATTCTCGGGGAGCGGGTCAGTGGCCCGATGACCAGCCGGCCCGCCATCTACGGCAAAGCCCAGACCGAGGGCAGACCCATCGACGGAACAGACCGGAACGAGGCTGATGCCTTGAAGGAAATCGCAGCGGCCACTGACACCCTGTTGGAACGGGTAGGGGATAAGGCATGAGCAAGACCAAAGCTACGGCCAACCCGGCGCTGCAGGCTGCCATGACCCGCGCCCAGAAAGCCCAGAGTGGAATTCAGGCGGCAGAGGTCAGACATGTTCCCGTCGACTACCTACGGCTCGAGCAGATTGAGAGCTCGCCCTATCAGGCCCGAAAAGACTTTCAGAACATCGAAGAACTCGCCGAGGACATCCGGGCTAACGGCGTACTCCAGCCAGTGCTCGTCCGCCCTCTGGGCCATGACCGCTATCAGCTGGTCGCGGGTGAGCGCCGCTGGCGCGCCTCAAAACTGTCCGAGCAGGCCACTATCCCTGCGGTCATTCGTGAAATGACTGACCTGGAAGCGCGTACGCACGGTTTGCGCGAAAACCTGCAACGCGAGGACCTCAACGCTTACGAGTTGGCGCGCGCAGTCGTCGAACTGGTCGCCGTACAGACTGGACGGCCTGTCCAGGAAGTTCAAGCCGAACTCGGAGGTGCCAGCCCAACAGGGGAGACGCTCGACGTGCTTGAAGAGGCTCTACAACTGGTGAACAAGGAGTTGACCTACCTAAGCTTCCGTAGAAATTATTTGTCGCTGCTCCGACTTCCGGAGCGGCTGGTCTCGGCTATTGAGCAAGGAGCTTCGTACTCCGCTGTGCTCGCCCTCCGAGCAGCCACAGAGAATGAGCAAAAGGAATGGCTGCCTAAAGTCATCTCTGGAGAATGGAGCCGTCGCCAAATCCAACAGGCGATTGCCGAGCGGCAGCGTGAGCAAGCGCCTGAGACGGACAGGGGAGAGGTGAACTGGAAAAAGCAGATACAGGTCGTTAATCAGCAACTTACCCCTGAGCGACTCAGCAAGCTCAAGCCAACTCAAAGTAAGCAGGCCAGGAAATTACTCGAAGCCCTGGTGAAACTCCTTCAGGAAGATGCGGAAGGTTCCAGCTGAAGACTGCTGAGGCTCACGCAGGATGCGAAGTAAGAGAGAAGCCTTACGCAAGTGAACGCGTAAGGCTACTTTAGTTCTGGGGGAAACCCCCTTGCGCGTTCGAGTGGACATCGTCCTGGAGGACGGAAACCAGGAAAAGCGACATGTCGCATATCATAGTTTTTAGCTGTAATTGTCCGTTTCAGTTTTTTCCGCTGCTGCTGACGCACTCTGCCGAGCGCAACATCGCCATATGCGCATCGTCACAGCTCGACACTGGCCACATACTCCCTATCGTACTCCAGCAGATGCTGTTGATGCTCTTGTACGGCTGTTTCGAGACCCATCAACTTGCGAATGAGGACGCTTTTACTCTCCGAGTTGACGTATGTCTGGTAGCGTTGTGGGGCATCGGGGGAAACAGTGAATGGCTCAAGCGGGTAGGTTGAGTTTTTGAGTAATGTGCCCTCAATAAGGCAGGCTTGCTCAATCGCTTCCCGACGCGATAGACAGTGTGCGAGCAGGTCTTCAAGGCCTACCACACGCTCGGCCAACTCTGTAACAGATTTGCAACGTAGCCTGTTAGCGTAGCGAGGAGCATGACGGTTCTCTACACGAGGACGAGCCTGCCAACCGCCGTACTTATCGAAATCAGGCATTTGCGGCTCGCGCCGCTGCCAGGCAGCAATCAGGGCCTTAGCTTGCACATTGCGTAATAGGGTAGACCTATGTATGGGCGGCAAATCAGGTCGCAGAGCTGCGGCGGCAGCCAGGATGCTGTCATTAGTGTAGACACGCTCATCGCGCGGTACGCGTTTTTGTTGGTCGTCGAGGTAGGCTAATGCTTGCTCAATGCGACGTAGTGTCGCCTGGGAGCGACTTTCGCTTGCAGCACGCAGAGTATCAGGTTGCCGCAGCATCATAGGTAAGGGCTTCCCAGATTGTCATCATTGTCGCTGATGTGAGAGGGATATTATCGCTTCCGGCATAATACTTGGTCATATTGCTTTGTTTATGGCCCAGTTGACGTTGTATCTGCTCAACAGTAGCTCCTAGTGATTTGGCGCTATGTGCCATGGCGTGACGTAGGAGATGCGCTGATGGTGCACCTTCAGGGAGTGCCCCTAGTGTGGTAAGGCGTAGTAACGCATTCAGTGTGTAGTGTTTCAACGCCTTGCCATGCCACTGAAAAAGATATACACCTGGTTGTAGTTGCCATTCCGCACTGCCTTGTGTAATGACTTTCTGAAACTTTCCGCGAGCATCATCCAAATCGTTGACAAGATGATTCCAGTAAGGCTTGATAGCTATGCTTATGTCCTTGTATTTCTCTTGCTTTCGTTCACGCTTAGCGCCTTTCGGGAAGTAATATACTCTAAAAACTCTATAAGGTTTGGTCTTCTGATGATTCTGACGTTTAGGCTTGATTTTTAAAATCACAGTTTTGCCGTCGTTTATCCTTATTTGCTGAACTTCGTGCATACGCATGCCTGTGGTGGAGCAAATCATCAATAATAGGACGCCAATCGCTATACCCCCTGCTAGAGAATCTAGTTCAAACAGTATGGGCAGAGGACATCCATGCTCCTTTGCAGAGTTTACAGTTTCTCTAATTGACGTCCTAAGTTTCCCTGAGGGGAAAAATAGTCCTGAGCCAGGCATCATGAGGTCATCTTGGGGTAAATCTCTAGGGCCTACATGCTGATTTAGAGAACATGCAATGAGGGATTTTACAAAAAAAGGTTCATTGGGTAGCATTATGCCTTCACTGTCATAGGCACCCAAATACTGCAAGCACTTCGTGGTGTCGCCCACTGTTGCTCTGTCTCCGCGAATTTCAGCGTCTACCTCTTTAGGTGTAGTCCATCTTAGCTTAATGGTTGCCGATAGGTCTGGCAGAGGTAAATCGAACGTTTCCTTTGAATGTTCTAAGGCATGCTTTCCAAATTTTCGTAGACTCTGTATGACTAATGCCCGCATGACAGTAATCTGTAGCAAGCGCTGATAATGCGGCATTAACTGCTTAACATCTCGCCTTCTATTTTCTCTTCTGATGCTTATTGACTTTTGGATTAGCTGACTGATGTTGAGGTTCTTTGGTACAGGAGGAAGATAGTAGTTACTTAATGTATTATCGTTTGGGTATTCATATTTATAACGCTGCTGCGCATCATAACATGCTAGATATGCTGTGAGATAATCAATTCGAGAGCCATAACTGGCTCTACCATGATGCTTTTCGTAGTCTTGACTATTATTGATGTAAAATGTAATGTAGCTAGGCTTCATTTCGGATAGGCTTACAATATCTCTGCTGTCGAATATTTGTTTTAGTATACAATTGAGCTTTGTGATGGCTGACCGTATACTTCTTGGCGTGTTGCGTTCACTGTTCCCTACACGCTCGCCTAACAAGCAGATAGCCGCTGAGATAAGTGGGAGGAAATGTCTTGCTGCACGATAAGATGTAAGACATTTAAGTAATTCTACGTATTCCTCCGGAACCTCGAGTTCACTAGGTGAACCAGAGCGACGTAAAAGTAAGCGCATCATGTCGCTGGGTATAGGTAAGTTTTTCCATCCTATAGATTTTAGATAATGCCCTGGGCATAGTGTTCGTGCAATTGGAGTCAAATCACGCAATTTCGGTTCCCGGTAAATCATATTGTCTAATGCCAGGCCAATTGTGGTATGCAGATTTTTAATTCCTTCTGGCAATTTTTTCGGCAAAACAACATCACTTACTGCGGGGAAACCCTGCGATATCCACAATTTCTTCCAGAGGTGGCGAAAAGCATTGATACGGCCAATTTGAGCTGACAAACTACTGTGGGTATAAATGGTCTCGCGTCGCATTAAATAGATGGCGATAATGTCTAACCATGGCTCGTTGGCTCTGTTGATGGCGTCGAGGGCCTCAATTATTTCTTTAGGAGCACCAGGGGTCTTGCACCATTCACTGTAACGAGGACGCAATTCGGAGCGCAAAGCCTCAAAGAGTGGCAGCATACGCAGGTATCACCCCCGCGCGTATCGTGTTTTCTAACAATGTTTCGAGGTGCGCCGCTGGCTCTAAATCGCTTGCACGCCCCAGCTGCCTGGCATGCTCCTCCAGCAACTGAGTAACAACTCCGCGTAGGTCGTAGGTTTGCAGCGGATGCCAGGACGCCCACCCCATTCTCGTTGCAAAGGCACGTGCACTTTTGATGATTTCCCAGTCACTCTGGGAGACCTCTAGGATGCGGTCGAGTGCTTGATTGACGTACCAGTATCTGATTTGATGAGGCCGTATCTCGATGTTGTTCCCCAACTGCCGCCATGCCCCACGTCTGAAAGTGGGTACGGTGTATGGGGTTCCGCGGCTGCTGATAAACATCGGGGTAGCAAGTGGGTCGCTAACATACTGTGTATAGCTGGTGTAACTCCAAGGCCGGGCACCACGCGTGGCCATATAGCGGCTGTACATTGGGTCAAATGTCATGCGCTCGCTGGCGATGTACTCGGTTAGCAACCTATTGGCATCACGTGATAAGGTCGCCGACTTACTCAGGTGTCCGTGACTCCCCTTGCTCCGCAACTGAAGGACGGATCGTTCAGCATCGTAGCTCCCCCAGCACATTTCAACAATTTCCGAAACGCGAGCGCCAGTGGAAATTAGCATCTCCAAAATCGCACGGTCGCGCACACTCCAGCCAGCTCTGGACGCTGCATCCCTAAGTTGGGCTGGCAAATCACGATTATCGAGCAGTTCCTGCGGTATCACTTTATAAGCATGTATTTTGTACTGCCCTGCTGGCTTACCCAAATACTGATTGTGGCGGCCTGAAGGACGCTTGAGGCCCGTCTTGCCAAAGGGTGTCTCATCCCGCCATCCAAGAGCAATAACCGAATTGCAGCAAGTTTTGAGCCTGGCGATGACCGTTTTGAGTGTGCTATGGGAGGCTCCCTTACAGTACACATACGTGTGTGCGCCTCGCTGCTGCACGTCCGCACCATAGTGTTGTCGTAACAGAGCATTGATACCCGCAACCCATGATTCATTGGGCGCGAACCATGGGCGGTCAATATGGCTAATAGCTGCGGATAGCAGGCGTACGCTATATACCGCGACTTTCTCGTCATGCTCGCTGACAATGCGGTTGTAAAGCCGAGTTAGATGTACATCTGGTACGTTATTAACGTAAATCAGCTTGCTTGGGCTTTCTCCGCGGATGCAGAGTTCTGGAGCCAAAACGTGTTTTATAACCATGCGGTAACTCCGACTGATGTCAGGGCCCATCAGTCTTGGTCTGGGTCAGACGTGGGAATTACCCATAGGGGAGCCATTGATTTACACCAATGATGGGCATTCAAATCATATTTTTCTTAAGATGAGAAATATGAAATAAATTAGTGTAGCTCACTATTCTCTGTCATCAGCAGTCTTTCGGCTCCAGTCAAAATCGTTCTGTTGACAGACGAATTTCCCATGATATGCTTATTAAACATATCAGTTTCAGGTGGTGGTCAATGGAGATTTTGACGACGGAGGAGTTCAGAAAGCACCCAGGGGCCGTACTGGCTAACCTCCTTCGAGGACACTCATTTCTCCTGATAGAGAATGATGTTCCAGTCGCCCAGCTGTTGTTCCTGGAACGAAAAGAAGCTAATGCCTCTCCCATGGCCACTAGTGAGCTGTGGCATCAGCAGCTGCAGAGTTGCCGAACCATTTTCGACGATGCTGCACTTGCCCGCATACTTGGACTAACACAACGAACCTTCATCCTCCTGAACACCAAGAATCTCTGCCCAGACCTCGTTCAGGCTCGCCTTGAAAAGCTATCTAAGGCAGTACTGCAACAGAGATGCCTTTGGACACCACGCCGCATTCTCCGTTGGTGGAAGACCCCTAATTTTGAACTGCAGAATGCTAGCCCTGTCGATTACCTCGCACGGCCCTGGCGGCCAGAGGATGACCGAAGCAAACAGGTTTTTTCGCTTATCAGGCGCGAATTTCTCTTAAGTGACGAAACGGCGGAAGTTGACGGATGGCCTGAATGACCGGTCTGAAAATCGTTGAAACCCTTCCTGAAGGCATGGATGCTCTATGGGTGACGCTCGACGATGAGCTGACCAGGCTGATTCATTTGAAGACTCTGCGTTCCGATTCCCGATTTTCCTCCCTTCAATTTCCACGCTTAGCGTTGCAAGCGCGAATTACGCCAGATGGTCAATTTGTGCGCTGGCCAGGAGGAGAAGTCATGACGGTCGAAATGGTTCAAAAGGCCAGCCCTGGCAATCACCTCTGCGACTTGTTGGCGCTGGTGCCGAGCAAGAATCGTTACAGGCCGGTGTTGCCACTCTTATGGGGCGCAGACCCCGTCCTACACGCTTATCTCGATGTCCGGCCAGAAATGAGTCTCCGAACGAACTTGGGCCTGAAAGAGCAGGAATGGCAGCGAATGATTCAAAAGACCGCAGGAGTTCCCCGCGAGCTGGTCATCGCTCGCGTGAGTGACCTCTATCTGCTGCTGAGCGGCTTATTCCCATCAGGCAGCCTGCCGATGCTTGTGCGTCAGACCTGGCCCATTATCAAACGACGAAGCGGAATTTCCTCAGTGGAGACCATTGCAGAATGTATTACTGCTGGACGTTATGACCTGATTGAGTACCCGCTCGCGCGCCTCCTGGTGGGGCAGTCCAGCGAAATGGAGGACGTGTGGCGCGTGCTAGAGTCAAACGGTGAGACGCCCGAGTGCCCTGCGGCGACAGGCATTAACGCCGGACGGCAGGCCGGTCGGTAACGTGGTCGGTGAACGCGTCAAGGAAGTCAGGCTCAAGCAGGGGCTGAGCCTGGAGCAACTCCATGATTTGATTCTCGAAGTGACTCAATTGGATATCAGTCAACCGACGCTCTCGAGAATTGAGCGCCAGGAGCGCAGTGTCTACGATTTCGAGGTGGCCGCTTTCGCTAGAGTATTAAAGGTGGATGCAGGTTGGCTGCTGGGGCTCACTAATGAATAGGTTGAGCCGTTACAGTCGTGGCGGAAAAGTTCTTACAGTTAGAGGTGACTAAACTGTTGAGAAATTTTCGTATGCTAAATCCTATCCCAAAGTATCTCAGTTGAACCTCTCAAATTGAAGGCTGTAAAACGCTGATTTCATCTGACGCCAAGAGTTTATATTTTCTGTCAATAATTTAGCTTCTAGCACAACGAACTTTGCTCAGCGTACGATGTTGAGTGAACCATATAGTGACCCCTGGTAGGTCAATGACGCGATATACATGAAGTATGGTGATTTTCGAGGTTTCGAGCGCTACTAAGGTGACGACATTCATTCGGCTAACCTAGTCACCACATCTAAACTGGAAGTGCACAATGGTCACACGGGAGTCCAAATATGTCCTCTTACGAGCAGCTACTCGACCAGCCACTGCACTCGCCTATTTTTCCTGAGACGGTTCGAATCATCCGCATCGAGCCGCTCGGTGGTCGTCACAAGGTCACCGCTGCGGGCCTGACCTCACAGCGCCTTCATCAACGAATGCTGGACGGGACGGCCATGGACGTACTGCTGCAACTAGTCGCCAGCACGAAAACTGATTTTCAGGGGAATCCTGAGCTGTTCGCGCTTGGTGTCGAGGCTCGCCGGATTCAGCTCGGTTACACTTTCGACCCGTTCTTCGCCGTCTCCGCCAGCCGCATTGACCCGCTTCCGCACCAGCTCGAAGCCGTTTACGGCGTGCTCCTCAAGCGACCGCGCATCCGGTTTCTGCTGGCCGATGACCCTGGGGCTGGGAAGACAGTCATGGGTGGCCTGCTGCTCAAGGAGCTTCGTTACCGCAAGCTGCTCGACCGTGTTCTGATTGTGACTCCAGCTAACCTGACCGACCAGTGGCGACGGGAAATGCGGGACAAGTTCGGTGAAGAATTCCACGTCATTAACCGCGACGTGGCCGGGCTCGCTTACGGCGAGAATCCCTGGGAGCAGGAGAACCTGGTCGTCACCAGCATGGATTTCGCCAAACGCGACGAGCATCTCGAACAGCTCAGGCGCGTTCACTGGGATCTGGTCATCGTGGATGAATCGCACCGGCTGTCCGCCACCAAGTACGGCTCCGAGGTCAAGCGCTCACAGCGTTATCGCCTGGGCGAAGTGCTCTCCGGCACCAGTGCCCACATGCTGCTGCTGACCGCCACGCCCCACCAGGGCGATGACGAGAAGTTCCGGATGCTCCTCGACCTGCTGGAACCGGACCTGTTCGCCACGGCAGGACTCCTGAAAGAAGCCGCCAATCGGGGTGAAAACCCCATCATGCTGCGCCGCCTGAAGGAAGACATGACCGACTTCGACGGCAAACCGTTGTTTCCGCCCCGTTACGTTCACACCCCGCAATTCAAGCTCTCGCCCAGCGAGCGGGCCCTCTACGACCGCGTGACCGATTACGTCACCAAGCACTTCCGTATGGCCTGGGACGATAGGCGTCGCAACGTGGGCCTCGCCATGACTGTGCTTCAGCGCCGCCTCGCCAGCAGCAGCTACGCCATCAGCCGTTCGCTGGAAAACCGTCTGAAGCGCCTCCAGGCGCTACGCGACGACGTGAACAATCTTGCCGGTGACCCCTACCTGGGCTACACCGAAGAGGAACTCGAAGAACTTCCTGAAGATGAGCGCTGGGAACTGGAAGACCGCCTGGCCGAGCGTTTGACCCTGGCCCGCAACCTGCCGCAGCTCGAAGAGGAAATCCGGGAACTGGAATCGCTGAGCAAGGAGGCCCGCACCCTCGCCAGGCTGGAACAGGACCGCAAGTTACAGGTCCTGCTCGGCGTGTTGGCAAAGCTGAACGGCGAGAAGCTTCTCGTCTTCACCGAGCACAAGGACACGCTGAATTTCCTGGTGGGCGTCCTCCGGAAGCAGGGTTACGCCGTGACCTCGATTGACGGCAGCATGGGACTGGAAGAGCGTGTAGGCCGGGAGCGCGAGTTCCGCGACTCGGCACAGGTCATGGTCGCCACTGAAGCCGCTGGGGAAGGCATCAACCTGCAATTCTGCTCGGTCATGGTCAATTACGACCTGCCCTGGAACCCCACCCGATTAGAACAGCGCATGGGCCGCATTCACCGTTACGGCCAGAAGTACGAGGTCAACATTCACAACCTGATTGCCGAGGGGACCCGCGAAGGCGATGTGCTGGCCCTGGTGCTGGAAAAACTGAAACTGATGCGCGACCAGCTGGGCAGTGACCGCGTGTACGACGTGGTGGGCGAACTGCTGGGCGACGTGGACCTGGAACAGCTGATGCTGGAGCACCTGCTGGGCCGCAAGACGCTGGCCGAGATTCAAGCGATGGTCGAGGCCCGGCTTTCGCCAGAGCGGGTGGATTACCTCAAGGAAGTCACCCTGGAAGCCCTGGCCAAGCGCGATGTGGACCTTTCCCGCCTGCGGGCCGACCGCGAACAGAGCGAACTGACCCGCATTCAACCGGAGTACACGTCACGCTTCTTCGTGCAGGCGCTGGAGAAGCTTGGTGGTAAAGCCACACTGCGGCAGGATGGCTTGTACACCATGCGTGTCCCATATGAACT contains:
- a CDS encoding DUF4357 domain-containing protein; its protein translation is MTTGTQNQAAIPTFELKLPKIGVRATGLPTGHNGIVVKAGSMARVDTTPSFQKHNYFNLRHTLLEKGSLVPTDDPKFLRFAEDVVFDSVSAAAAVSIARSARGPKIWHQVGTGQTYEDWYAERVAGPMFDALHAPASFEWTAFFTALAKKLMEYQQPESQKVLLTILREAGVSVPFDGDQTLELEVIDPFTFFSLVLKSKKDKRVEQIFTFIGKKLGIQEKAPAKTTGVPWSIATNALFFPYRTKRKESDIPTLWALALQAVDGNLQEETFEQALEIGQVGLAKLTQGLFWLNPFAFMPLNGVTVPYLDELGVSGTGEVKTLDDYQSVLEQASDLAEDFPALSHAAWIAAQDRGVITPLDQPAPEVNFKAPPGINGSCSFEVTKKDPPKMGL
- a CDS encoding ParB/RepB/Spo0J family partition protein; protein product: MSKTKATANPALQAAMTRAQKAQSGIQAAEVRHVPVDYLRLEQIESSPYQARKDFQNIEELAEDIRANGVLQPVLVRPLGHDRYQLVAGERRWRASKLSEQATIPAVIREMTDLEARTHGLRENLQREDLNAYELARAVVELVAVQTGRPVQEVQAELGGASPTGETLDVLEEALQLVNKELTYLSFRRNYLSLLRLPERLVSAIEQGASYSAVLALRAATENEQKEWLPKVISGEWSRRQIQQAIAERQREQAPETDRGEVNWKKQIQVVNQQLTPERLSKLKPTQSKQARKLLEALVKLLQEDAEGSS
- a CDS encoding helix-turn-helix domain-containing protein, with the translated sequence MVGERVKEVRLKQGLSLEQLHDLILEVTQLDISQPTLSRIERQERSVYDFEVAAFARVLKVDAGWLLGLTNE
- a CDS encoding site-specific integrase codes for the protein MLPLFEALRSELRPRYSEWCKTPGAPKEIIEALDAINRANEPWLDIIAIYLMRRETIYTHSSLSAQIGRINAFRHLWKKLWISQGFPAVSDVVLPKKLPEGIKNLHTTIGLALDNMIYREPKLRDLTPIARTLCPGHYLKSIGWKNLPIPSDMMRLLLRRSGSPSELEVPEEYVELLKCLTSYRAARHFLPLISAAICLLGERVGNSERNTPRSIRSAITKLNCILKQIFDSRDIVSLSEMKPSYITFYINNSQDYEKHHGRASYGSRIDYLTAYLACYDAQQRYKYEYPNDNTLSNYYLPPVPKNLNISQLIQKSISIRRENRRRDVKQLMPHYQRLLQITVMRALVIQSLRKFGKHALEHSKETFDLPLPDLSATIKLRWTTPKEVDAEIRGDRATVGDTTKCLQYLGAYDSEGIMLPNEPFFVKSLIACSLNQHVGPRDLPQDDLMMPGSGLFFPSGKLRTSIRETVNSAKEHGCPLPILFELDSLAGGIAIGVLLLMICSTTGMRMHEVQQIRINDGKTVILKIKPKRQNHQKTKPYRVFRVYYFPKGAKRERKQEKYKDISIAIKPYWNHLVNDLDDARGKFQKVITQGSAEWQLQPGVYLFQWHGKALKHYTLNALLRLTTLGALPEGAPSAHLLRHAMAHSAKSLGATVEQIQRQLGHKQSNMTKYYAGSDNIPLTSATMMTIWEALTYDAAAT
- a CDS encoding helicase-related protein, with protein sequence MSSYEQLLDQPLHSPIFPETVRIIRIEPLGGRHKVTAAGLTSQRLHQRMLDGTAMDVLLQLVASTKTDFQGNPELFALGVEARRIQLGYTFDPFFAVSASRIDPLPHQLEAVYGVLLKRPRIRFLLADDPGAGKTVMGGLLLKELRYRKLLDRVLIVTPANLTDQWRREMRDKFGEEFHVINRDVAGLAYGENPWEQENLVVTSMDFAKRDEHLEQLRRVHWDLVIVDESHRLSATKYGSEVKRSQRYRLGEVLSGTSAHMLLLTATPHQGDDEKFRMLLDLLEPDLFATAGLLKEAANRGENPIMLRRLKEDMTDFDGKPLFPPRYVHTPQFKLSPSERALYDRVTDYVTKHFRMAWDDRRRNVGLAMTVLQRRLASSSYAISRSLENRLKRLQALRDDVNNLAGDPYLGYTEEELEELPEDERWELEDRLAERLTLARNLPQLEEEIRELESLSKEARTLARLEQDRKLQVLLGVLAKLNGEKLLVFTEHKDTLNFLVGVLRKQGYAVTSIDGSMGLEERVGREREFRDSAQVMVATEAAGEGINLQFCSVMVNYDLPWNPTRLEQRMGRIHRYGQKYEVNIHNLIAEGTREGDVLALVLEKLKLMRDQLGSDRVYDVVGELLGDVDLEQLMLEHLLGRKTLAEIQAMVEARLSPERVDYLKEVTLEALAKRDVDLSRLRADREQSELTRIQPEYTSRFFVQALEKLGGKATLRQDGLYTMRVPYELRSKALGVKSEYLKTTFDKRAAYDADFLAPGHALFDLVLQQTLEMAGPVLRQGATFELDGLTDDATLGFYELAVVDGQGATASRRLFAIQQPQGQTPGLVSSRVLVDALPSKTQEPLDTAGQELQGSLESWLLDTQLEPYEEEVRKERLREVDIRRRYGTRSLEHLIRESTRKLTQHKIKQAQGDDMKLAIGQEERRLKTLQERQRSFEAELEKESQLMPEAANLLALAYLRPLHPAEQNLPNEDDPEVRRAVELAGMRVTEEYELAHGRTPADVSADNVGYDIRSVKPGPAADAKPAEQRYIEVKGRAGVGPVVLTPNEWITAGRLGDEYYLYVVTNALSASPTLTVVQNPAVNLIPGQEVTVLHYIIPTEEWQRAGEVG
- a CDS encoding site-specific integrase; amino-acid sequence: MVIKHVLAPELCIRGESPSKLIYVNNVPDVHLTRLYNRIVSEHDEKVAVYSVRLLSAAISHIDRPWFAPNESWVAGINALLRQHYGADVQQRGAHTYVYCKGASHSTLKTVIARLKTCCNSVIALGWRDETPFGKTGLKRPSGRHNQYLGKPAGQYKIHAYKVIPQELLDNRDLPAQLRDAASRAGWSVRDRAILEMLISTGARVSEIVEMCWGSYDAERSVLQLRSKGSHGHLSKSATLSRDANRLLTEYIASERMTFDPMYSRYMATRGARPWSYTSYTQYVSDPLATPMFISSRGTPYTVPTFRRGAWRQLGNNIEIRPHQIRYWYVNQALDRILEVSQSDWEIIKSARAFATRMGWASWHPLQTYDLRGVVTQLLEEHARQLGRASDLEPAAHLETLLENTIRAGVIPAYAATL
- a CDS encoding ParA family protein, producing MSRQTRVLLVFIHAGGAGKTSTTRDIGAELARRGKKVLLIDLDPQANLTNWLGVYDAQPEQTMQGVLMDYEAPPEPLHVHGLDLIPSHLTLARTERLLGGLTNSEGRLKVAIDTLRESGKYDYILLDSPPSLGRLTSNAANSADWVIVPIQAALKGLNALDGVQETITEHSRTNRGLKVAMYLVTQMNNTNVAHEMVAAFKEILGERVSGPMTSRPAIYGKAQTEGRPIDGTDRNEADALKEIAAATDTLLERVGDKA